A genome region from Chthonomonas sp. includes the following:
- a CDS encoding acetylxylan esterase, translating into MTPYVPEDFDQFWAEVVEEARAVPLDFRRSRRNDFVLDGFFVETIWFQSVQGRTVEGWLAIPRDGEVFPGFVWSPPYGRESLLPNRYGTRAGMVSLSLNFHGHGAFHQEKYTPTRGYFADGADDPNTWVFRRMFQDAFIAARVLEAQLEVDERQIAAMGMSQGAGLSLWLGAHCPIVRAVAADMPFLGAMPDALSRNAYRYPLKELIDYMETIPFGRERVLYTISYFDTMNQATRVRVPTLISRGLKDPACRPENVQAIYDAVPAADKQLVTYDWGHDWHPDMVENNRDFVLRALKSELS; encoded by the coding sequence GTGACGCCGTACGTGCCCGAAGACTTCGACCAGTTTTGGGCCGAAGTGGTCGAGGAAGCGCGCGCCGTCCCTCTTGATTTCCGTCGCTCGCGGCGCAACGATTTCGTGCTCGACGGGTTTTTTGTCGAGACGATTTGGTTTCAATCGGTGCAGGGTCGCACGGTCGAAGGCTGGCTCGCGATCCCGCGCGACGGCGAGGTCTTCCCGGGCTTCGTTTGGTCGCCGCCGTATGGCCGCGAATCGCTGCTCCCGAATCGGTACGGCACCCGAGCCGGAATGGTGAGCCTCTCGCTCAATTTTCATGGGCACGGCGCTTTCCACCAGGAAAAGTACACGCCCACCCGCGGCTACTTTGCCGATGGTGCGGACGACCCCAACACCTGGGTGTTTCGCCGCATGTTTCAGGATGCGTTTATCGCCGCCCGCGTGCTGGAAGCCCAACTCGAAGTGGATGAACGTCAGATCGCGGCGATGGGCATGAGCCAAGGCGCGGGCCTTTCGTTGTGGCTCGGCGCGCACTGCCCGATTGTTCGCGCGGTGGCCGCGGACATGCCATTTCTCGGCGCGATGCCTGACGCGCTCAGCCGGAACGCGTACCGCTACCCGCTCAAAGAGCTGATTGACTACATGGAGACGATTCCGTTTGGGCGGGAACGCGTGCTCTACACCATTAGCTACTTCGACACCATGAATCAGGCCACGCGCGTGCGGGTGCCGACGCTCATTAGCCGCGGTCTGAAAGACCCCGCCTGCCGACCAGAAAACGTGCAGGCAATATACGACGCCGTTCCGGCCGCCGACAAGCAACTGGTCACATACGATTGGGGCCACGATTGGCATCCGGACATGGTGGAGAATAATCGCGATTTCGTCCTTCGCGCCTTAAAGTCGGAACTCAGTTAA
- a CDS encoding HD domain-containing protein, producing MSRILIVSQDGDVAEGLAANMNGPGTEIVRAESEREGISVSLVAPFDLIIVDLDAVTVAGIERFKVSGGVQEIPILALTDMTRIGQIAQCVRAGADDYLVKPIHPVVLCARVVTLLDRRKRNLRELKRQSKIEREHSRLKIRVEKEKQRTESAELSTIFAMCKLAESRDPETGEHLDRMREYSLIIAEQLMLEGTFGDEIDDAFLQLVYGASPLHDIGKVALPDHILLKPGRLTDDERRVMQTHCELGADTLRAVHQLHPTNAFVEIGIEIAASHHEWWDGHGYPNQLKGDQIPLVARVVAVADVYDALTSARCYKDEYSHQRALDIIFSESGTHFDPRVVNAFFRAEPRVRAVRADMGLFSGVAAGLN from the coding sequence ATGAGCCGGATACTCATCGTTAGCCAGGATGGCGACGTGGCCGAAGGGCTGGCCGCGAATATGAACGGACCCGGGACGGAGATCGTTCGCGCCGAGTCCGAGCGCGAAGGCATCAGCGTCAGTTTGGTGGCCCCGTTCGACCTCATCATCGTTGACCTCGATGCAGTGACCGTCGCGGGCATCGAGCGCTTTAAGGTGAGCGGCGGCGTGCAAGAGATTCCGATTCTCGCCCTCACCGACATGACCCGCATCGGCCAGATCGCGCAGTGCGTCCGGGCCGGAGCCGACGATTATCTGGTCAAACCGATTCACCCCGTGGTGCTTTGCGCCCGCGTGGTCACGCTCCTCGACCGCCGCAAGCGCAACTTGCGCGAATTGAAGCGCCAAAGCAAGATCGAACGCGAGCACTCGCGCCTCAAGATTCGGGTGGAGAAAGAAAAGCAGCGCACCGAATCAGCCGAGCTTTCGACCATTTTCGCGATGTGCAAACTGGCCGAATCGCGCGATCCCGAAACCGGCGAGCACCTGGACCGCATGCGCGAGTACAGCCTCATCATCGCCGAGCAGTTGATGCTCGAAGGCACGTTTGGCGATGAGATTGACGACGCATTTTTGCAGCTGGTCTACGGCGCGAGCCCGCTGCACGACATCGGCAAAGTCGCGCTTCCCGACCACATTTTGCTCAAGCCCGGCCGCCTCACCGATGACGAACGCCGCGTGATGCAAACGCACTGCGAACTGGGCGCCGACACGCTGCGGGCCGTGCACCAACTGCACCCGACCAACGCCTTTGTCGAAATCGGCATCGAGATCGCGGCCAGCCATCACGAGTGGTGGGACGGCCATGGCTACCCGAACCAACTGAAGGGCGACCAGATTCCGCTCGTGGCGCGGGTGGTGGCCGTGGCCGACGTCTACGACGCGCTGACCTCGGCGCGATGCTACAAAGACGAATATTCGCACCAGCGCGCGCTCGACATCATTTTCAGCGAAAGCGGCACGCACTTCGACCCGCGCGTGGTCAACGCGTTCTTCCGCGCCGAACCACGCGTTCGAGCAGTTCGGGCGGATATGGGGCTGTTCAGCGGCGTTGCCGCCGGACTCAACTAG
- the fsa gene encoding fructose-6-phosphate aldolase — protein sequence MKIFLDTGDINEVRQAAEWGVIDGVTTNPTLIAKSGKGFKETVLAICEAVPGGDISAEVVATDYETMVKEAMEISSWHPQVTVKVPLIKDGIRLVSFLADKGIRTNVTLVFTVGQALLAAKAGATYISNFVGRVDDLNTDGMQAVIDTVEMVDVYGFDSEVLVASVRHPLHVTQAIQAGAHVATMPLKIIEALFHHPLTDSGLTRFLKDWSDAGLSIS from the coding sequence ATGAAAATCTTTCTCGATACCGGCGATATCAACGAAGTGCGGCAGGCCGCCGAGTGGGGCGTGATTGATGGCGTCACCACCAATCCCACGCTCATCGCCAAGTCAGGAAAGGGATTCAAGGAAACCGTGCTCGCGATTTGCGAGGCCGTGCCCGGCGGCGACATTAGCGCCGAAGTCGTGGCCACCGACTACGAAACCATGGTGAAGGAAGCCATGGAGATTAGTAGCTGGCATCCGCAAGTCACGGTTAAGGTGCCGCTGATCAAAGACGGCATTCGGCTGGTGAGTTTCCTCGCCGACAAGGGCATTCGTACCAACGTGACGCTGGTCTTTACGGTGGGACAGGCACTTCTGGCGGCCAAGGCGGGCGCCACCTACATTTCCAATTTTGTCGGGCGCGTGGATGACCTCAACACAGACGGCATGCAAGCCGTCATTGACACCGTCGAGATGGTGGATGTGTACGGTTTTGATAGCGAAGTGCTCGTCGCCAGCGTGCGCCATCCGCTACACGTGACGCAGGCCATCCAAGCCGGAGCGCATGTGGCCACGATGCCGCTCAAGATCATTGAAGCGCTGTTCCATCACCCGCTCACCGATTCGGGCCTCACCCGGTTCCTTAAGGATTGGAGCGACGCCGGATTGAGCATCAGCTAA
- the rfbD gene encoding dTDP-4-dehydrorhamnose reductase has product MAAKKSQPQPATLVLGGTGMLGREVVAHLPPPVWAPTRDEFELVNVNLETAIGDRRLAAVVNCAAYTAVDRAESEPILARELNHFLPKTLGAWATKHRVPVVHVSTDFVFDGRATTPYSAEALTNPQGVYAKTKEAGERYINHGWVVRTSWLFGNAGACFPRTMVRAWLAGRELRVVSDQVGTPTYASDLAQWIRALLASPMPFGTLHAAGAEAMSWFEFARLVIGTYEEVHQTGCPIHIEPIATKDWPAPAPRPAYSALDSSVVHERYGPPTPLREAIIQFAEQNPPETLLGP; this is encoded by the coding sequence GTGGCTGCAAAAAAATCCCAACCGCAACCGGCAACGCTCGTCCTGGGCGGCACGGGCATGCTGGGGCGAGAGGTTGTGGCGCACTTGCCGCCGCCGGTTTGGGCGCCGACCCGTGACGAATTCGAGCTGGTCAATGTGAATCTCGAAACCGCCATCGGCGACCGCCGCCTTGCGGCAGTGGTCAATTGCGCCGCCTACACGGCCGTGGACCGAGCGGAATCCGAACCGATTCTCGCCCGCGAGTTGAACCACTTTTTGCCGAAGACGCTGGGCGCATGGGCGACTAAGCACCGCGTGCCGGTGGTCCACGTCAGCACCGACTTTGTCTTTGATGGCCGCGCCACAACTCCCTACTCGGCGGAAGCGCTCACCAACCCGCAAGGCGTGTACGCCAAGACCAAGGAGGCGGGCGAGCGCTACATCAACCACGGCTGGGTGGTGCGCACATCGTGGCTGTTCGGGAATGCTGGGGCGTGTTTTCCGCGGACGATGGTGCGCGCATGGCTGGCTGGGCGCGAACTGCGCGTGGTGAGCGATCAGGTGGGCACGCCGACCTACGCCTCCGACCTTGCGCAGTGGATCCGGGCGTTGTTGGCCAGTCCGATGCCGTTTGGAACGCTCCACGCCGCAGGCGCCGAGGCCATGAGTTGGTTCGAGTTTGCCCGATTGGTGATTGGGACTTACGAGGAAGTTCACCAGACTGGCTGCCCCATCCACATTGAGCCCATCGCGACCAAAGATTGGCCCGCGCCCGCTCCGCGACCCGCCTATTCCGCGCTCGATTCGTCCGTGGTGCACGAGCGTTACGGCCCGCCCACCCCGCTGCGAGAGGCAATTATCCAATTCGCCGAGCAAAACCCGCCGGAAACCCTGCTGGGACCTTAG
- a CDS encoding NIL domain-containing protein, which produces MALVDIHLTAKGDAVNEPFIWRIGRDFDVKVNIVKASIDTDFGWMHITLEGAVEEIQRATSWLMTTGLHVDTQQRSVKA; this is translated from the coding sequence ATGGCACTGGTTGACATTCATCTCACCGCAAAAGGCGACGCCGTAAACGAGCCGTTCATCTGGCGCATCGGCCGCGATTTCGACGTCAAAGTGAACATCGTCAAGGCGAGCATCGACACCGATTTCGGGTGGATGCACATCACCCTGGAAGGAGCGGTGGAAGAAATTCAGCGCGCCACCAGCTGGCTGATGACCACCGGCCTGCACGTCGATACCCAGCAACGCTCCGTAAAGGCGTGA
- a CDS encoding sigma-54-dependent Fis family transcriptional regulator, producing MSTLPRLLIVDDEANIRRILQVAFEKAGYAVVIAEDAHRAQSAMRESAFQCVISDVTMPGITGYEFQKWVAAEYPDTPFILMTAFGTIPQAIQAIRDGAFEFVTKPFDLENLKRVVAAALSEPGQAPAKTTRNKAKGKQVNFIAESPQMKEIYELVEQVADSRATVLVTGESGAGKEVIANLLHQLSPRSGKPFVACSCAAMPETLLESELFGYEKGAFTGANGSKPGRFELAHNGTLFLDEIGEIPGTIQAKLLRVLQEREFERLGATKPTQVDVRLVTATNRDLQAEVDAGNFRLDLLYRLQVVEIYLPPLRERQADIVPLAEHFLRKFATENERSLTTLSDEAVHALQTHNWPGNVRELSNVIERAVVMSSREATELAAKSLPSQVRLAA from the coding sequence ATGAGTACTTTGCCCCGCCTCCTAATTGTCGACGACGAAGCCAATATCCGGCGGATTCTGCAGGTGGCCTTCGAGAAGGCTGGCTACGCTGTGGTGATCGCCGAGGATGCTCACCGCGCCCAAAGCGCCATGCGCGAAAGCGCGTTTCAGTGCGTCATTTCCGACGTCACGATGCCGGGAATCACAGGTTACGAGTTCCAAAAGTGGGTGGCCGCCGAGTACCCCGACACGCCGTTTATCCTCATGACGGCCTTCGGCACGATCCCGCAAGCGATTCAAGCAATTCGCGACGGCGCGTTTGAATTTGTGACCAAGCCGTTTGATCTGGAGAACCTCAAGCGCGTGGTCGCCGCCGCGCTCAGCGAGCCGGGCCAAGCGCCAGCCAAAACAACGCGCAACAAAGCCAAGGGCAAGCAGGTGAACTTCATCGCCGAGAGCCCGCAGATGAAGGAGATTTATGAACTCGTTGAGCAGGTTGCCGACAGCCGCGCGACGGTGCTGGTCACCGGCGAGAGCGGTGCGGGCAAGGAGGTCATCGCCAACCTGCTGCACCAACTGAGCCCGCGCTCAGGCAAGCCGTTTGTCGCGTGCTCGTGCGCGGCGATGCCGGAGACACTGCTTGAGAGCGAGCTCTTTGGCTACGAAAAGGGGGCGTTCACGGGCGCCAATGGCAGCAAGCCTGGCCGGTTTGAACTCGCCCACAACGGCACGCTATTTCTGGATGAGATCGGCGAGATTCCGGGCACCATTCAGGCGAAGCTCCTGCGCGTGCTGCAAGAGCGCGAGTTTGAGCGTCTCGGCGCGACCAAGCCCACGCAGGTGGACGTGCGCCTGGTCACCGCGACGAACCGCGATTTGCAGGCCGAAGTGGATGCCGGCAACTTCCGACTCGACTTGCTGTACCGATTGCAGGTCGTGGAGATTTATCTGCCGCCGCTGCGCGAACGTCAGGCGGATATCGTGCCGCTGGCCGAGCATTTCTTGCGGAAGTTCGCGACCGAAAACGAGCGGAGCCTCACCACGCTCAGCGACGAGGCGGTGCATGCGTTGCAAACGCACAATTGGCCGGGTAACGTACGGGAGTTGAGTAACGTGATCGAGCGAGCCGTGGTGATGTCATCGCGCGAGGCGACCGAACTGGCCGCCAAGAGTTTGCCATCGCAAGTGCGACTCGCGGCGTAA
- a CDS encoding thioredoxin family protein: MPLRLRSVLVALFAFMLSLAGAQLTEKTAVKWEAALGQDTLNKGEWGTIKLTATVAEGYHIYDTTEVADGPFPTQVTVTGDAVFTEKLTILGSEVSRLMEPAPKVKFDPNFQKKVGTHEGTITFTVPFRAEKSGEIVVKLNPMAQACNDGGCLRPWGPEMTVKVSVGTGAVRSDFANPPAAKVVEKAAPAGGAINETAQRFNEAKDGGIFSFFLFAFASGLIALVTPCVFPMIPVTVSFFSKSSGGSFSKQMKSAGLYCLGIIGTFTILGLGITAIAGPTGVSQLANNLWVNLFLAILFVVLSLSLFGLFELVLPSGFVNKVDKFGRGAGWMAPIFMGTTFSLTTFTCTVAFVGTVLASSAKLGPLYSIVGMVGFSTAFALPFFFFALFPSMLSKMPKSGSWLNTVKATLGFVELMAALKFFSNVDLAVQAKALTMPVFLAIWAGLALVTAAYLFGGLKLPHEERSKIGWLRRGFGVAFIVLGGYLLMGLNGKSLGELDSFLPPNPYPGMAENQGEKLVWESDLEKAKARAAAEGKLMFIDFTGVFCTNCRYVERNIFPKDAVNAELEKFVLVKLYTDRPKNEQDEKYNQLKLKMTKSAELPSYVVTQDGETPIRVSGFTKNAEAFAKFLRG; encoded by the coding sequence ATGCCCCTTCGTCTTCGCTCGGTCCTTGTCGCTCTTTTCGCGTTCATGCTTTCGTTGGCCGGAGCGCAACTGACCGAGAAAACCGCGGTGAAGTGGGAGGCCGCTTTGGGCCAGGACACCCTGAACAAGGGCGAGTGGGGAACCATTAAGCTGACTGCGACCGTGGCCGAGGGCTATCACATCTACGACACCACCGAAGTCGCCGATGGGCCGTTCCCAACTCAGGTGACGGTGACCGGCGATGCCGTGTTTACCGAGAAGCTGACGATTTTGGGCTCCGAAGTGAGCCGCCTGATGGAGCCGGCGCCGAAGGTGAAGTTCGACCCCAACTTCCAGAAGAAGGTTGGCACGCACGAAGGAACGATCACCTTCACGGTGCCGTTCCGGGCCGAAAAATCAGGCGAGATCGTGGTGAAGCTGAATCCGATGGCGCAAGCCTGCAACGACGGCGGCTGCCTCCGACCCTGGGGGCCGGAGATGACCGTCAAGGTCTCGGTCGGAACCGGCGCGGTGCGTAGCGATTTCGCCAATCCACCCGCCGCCAAGGTGGTGGAAAAGGCCGCTCCGGCTGGCGGTGCGATCAACGAAACCGCTCAGCGCTTTAACGAAGCGAAAGACGGCGGCATCTTCAGCTTTTTCCTTTTTGCCTTCGCCAGCGGCCTCATCGCGCTTGTCACGCCATGCGTGTTCCCGATGATCCCGGTGACCGTGAGCTTCTTTAGCAAATCGAGCGGCGGCAGCTTCAGCAAGCAGATGAAGAGCGCCGGGCTCTACTGCCTCGGCATCATCGGCACGTTCACCATTTTGGGGCTCGGCATTACCGCCATCGCGGGACCCACCGGGGTTTCGCAGCTCGCCAACAATCTTTGGGTCAACCTGTTCCTCGCGATCCTGTTTGTCGTGCTCAGCCTGAGCCTCTTCGGCCTGTTTGAGCTTGTTCTGCCCAGCGGATTTGTGAACAAGGTGGACAAGTTCGGGCGCGGCGCGGGGTGGATGGCACCGATCTTTATGGGCACCACATTCTCGCTGACGACGTTCACCTGCACGGTGGCATTTGTGGGCACGGTACTCGCCAGTTCCGCCAAACTCGGGCCGCTTTACAGCATCGTCGGCATGGTCGGGTTTAGCACCGCGTTTGCGTTGCCATTCTTCTTCTTCGCGCTCTTCCCGAGCATGCTCAGCAAGATGCCTAAGTCGGGCTCGTGGCTGAACACGGTCAAGGCGACGCTCGGTTTCGTCGAGCTCATGGCGGCCTTAAAGTTCTTCTCGAACGTGGACCTCGCCGTGCAAGCCAAAGCGCTGACCATGCCCGTGTTCCTCGCGATCTGGGCGGGCCTCGCGCTGGTCACCGCGGCCTACCTGTTTGGCGGGCTGAAGCTTCCGCACGAAGAGCGCAGCAAAATCGGCTGGCTGCGCCGCGGCTTTGGCGTGGCGTTTATCGTGCTGGGCGGATACTTGCTCATGGGTCTAAACGGCAAATCGCTCGGCGAACTCGACTCGTTCTTGCCGCCAAACCCCTACCCAGGCATGGCTGAGAACCAAGGCGAAAAGCTCGTCTGGGAATCTGATCTCGAGAAGGCCAAGGCCCGAGCCGCCGCCGAAGGCAAGCTCATGTTCATTGACTTCACCGGCGTGTTCTGCACCAACTGCCGGTACGTGGAGCGCAACATCTTCCCGAAGGACGCGGTGAACGCCGAGCTCGAAAAGTTTGTGCTGGTGAAGCTGTACACCGACCGCCCTAAGAACGAGCAGGACGAAAAGTACAACCAGCTGAAGCTTAAGATGACGAAGTCCGCCGAGCTCCCCAGCTACGTGGTGACGCAAGACGGCGAGACGCCGATCCGGGTGAGCGGCTTCACCAAGAACGCCGAAGCGTTTGCCAAGTTCTTGCGCGGCTAG
- a CDS encoding GAF domain-containing protein — protein sequence MHHSEDIWGLFDLVGRASTDIGRARFDRILEHVVRVFEADGGSLFLREAGGDHHPLVSKAGDLSKMPWTAEIVPGEGIAGTAIMECQPLLIGDPSQESLLKSSITRRKEIATSLVLPLEGRANDVLGVLCLSRRASHQPFTADDLQKGKSLAGYLALAVANAQMMRDLQDMERMKRMAEIGQMTASIAHEIRNPLTGIRSAAQMVRSNPELADEFGEIIESEARRLNGLCDDFLAFAKPLALHPAPTDLGVLVRLVCGLLQPQFDQARIALVVRAPEKPVRREVDESRIKQVLSNLVLNALQASQAGSRVTVALSSGGTITVEDEGVGMDAETVGRLFSAFFTTKPSGTGLGLSMVQKIVEAHGGEVKVTSEPRVGSRFEIVFSERNAA from the coding sequence ATGCATCATTCAGAGGACATTTGGGGCCTGTTTGACCTCGTCGGTCGAGCCTCCACCGACATCGGTCGAGCGCGCTTCGACCGGATTTTGGAGCACGTCGTGCGCGTGTTCGAAGCCGATGGCGGATCACTCTTTTTGCGCGAGGCGGGCGGCGACCACCATCCGCTGGTGAGTAAGGCGGGCGATCTTTCGAAGATGCCCTGGACGGCGGAAATCGTCCCTGGCGAGGGCATCGCGGGTACTGCGATCATGGAGTGCCAACCCTTGCTAATCGGCGATCCGAGCCAAGAATCGCTGCTCAAAAGCTCCATCACCCGCCGCAAGGAAATCGCAACGAGCCTTGTGCTTCCACTGGAGGGCCGCGCGAACGACGTATTGGGTGTGCTCTGCCTTTCGCGCCGCGCCAGCCATCAGCCGTTTACCGCCGACGATCTGCAAAAAGGCAAGAGTTTGGCCGGGTATCTCGCGCTGGCCGTGGCTAACGCCCAGATGATGCGGGACCTGCAAGACATGGAGCGCATGAAGCGCATGGCGGAGATCGGCCAAATGACGGCGAGCATCGCGCACGAAATCCGCAATCCGCTGACCGGAATCCGATCCGCCGCGCAGATGGTGCGCAGCAACCCCGAGTTGGCCGACGAATTTGGCGAGATTATCGAGAGCGAGGCGCGTCGCCTCAACGGTCTTTGCGACGACTTTTTGGCGTTCGCCAAGCCGCTCGCCTTGCACCCCGCGCCCACTGACTTGGGCGTGTTAGTACGGCTGGTCTGCGGTTTGTTGCAACCTCAGTTTGATCAGGCTCGCATCGCCTTGGTCGTGCGGGCTCCGGAGAAACCGGTTCGCCGCGAGGTGGACGAGTCGCGCATCAAGCAGGTGCTGAGCAACTTGGTGCTCAACGCGCTGCAAGCGAGCCAAGCCGGCTCGCGTGTGACCGTCGCGCTCAGCTCGGGCGGCACCATCACGGTCGAAGACGAGGGCGTGGGAATGGATGCGGAGACCGTCGGAAGACTGTTCAGCGCGTTCTTCACAACCAAGCCCAGCGGCACCGGACTCGGGCTCAGCATGGTGCAAAAAATTGTCGAAGCGCACGGCGGGGAAGTGAAAGTGACTTCAGAACCGCGCGTTGGCAGCCGATTTGAAATAGTGTTCTCCGAACGAAACGCCGCATGA
- a CDS encoding DUF4339 domain-containing protein yields MSGIPNSVEWYYVGHYGRLGPLTEEQVRGLITDLVIERSTYVWVTGMADWAPAGNVPALVTMFPAMASSPPPFQPNMPPVQTYAAQPQGDVFHRMFNEPDYGTMPTVPSTMNPYARQDPAYQVSDKSRIAAGILQILIPGVGRMYLGHVAQGVMQLILSPCVIGAVWAWIDGILMLCGNVKFDGYGRRLQ; encoded by the coding sequence ATGAGCGGAATCCCGAACAGCGTGGAATGGTATTACGTTGGCCACTATGGCCGCCTCGGTCCGCTCACCGAGGAGCAAGTCCGTGGCCTCATCACCGACCTGGTGATCGAGCGCAGCACCTACGTCTGGGTGACCGGCATGGCCGATTGGGCTCCGGCCGGCAACGTGCCGGCGCTGGTCACGATGTTCCCGGCGATGGCGTCTTCGCCGCCCCCGTTCCAGCCGAACATGCCGCCGGTGCAAACTTACGCCGCTCAGCCGCAAGGCGATGTTTTCCACCGCATGTTCAACGAGCCGGATTACGGCACCATGCCGACCGTGCCGAGCACGATGAACCCCTACGCGCGGCAAGATCCGGCGTATCAAGTGAGCGACAAGAGCCGCATCGCCGCCGGCATTTTGCAGATTCTCATCCCCGGCGTTGGGCGCATGTACCTGGGCCACGTTGCCCAGGGGGTCATGCAACTCATTTTGTCGCCCTGCGTGATCGGCGCCGTCTGGGCGTGGATCGACGGCATTTTGATGCTGTGCGGAAACGTGAAGTTCGACGGCTACGGCCGTCGGTTGCAGTAG